Part of the Vanessa atalanta chromosome 1, ilVanAtal1.2, whole genome shotgun sequence genome is shown below.
AAGTTtccattatatacaattattagcTTACATGTAatcttaatgtttaataaagattaaaattatatttacacttttaattttatcacaatatGTTAAAGACTCTACCTATGCTAAATATAGATACTTTGCTTACCTACAAACACGACGTGTGCGATAATATTCTTCGATAatggatatttatataaaataaagctttGGCTTAAATTAGTTACACATTAAAGGTCTTGTATATACTTAGCaacatatatttagtaaatgcGACTGAACTGATACAGGTTAaatgctaatttaaaataaccttgACTTTGTATAATTATACCTCAGAATTCGAGACTCGAGAGCTAGCTATATTCAGTTACTCGACCAAACTCAGATGTGACTGTTGACCGCTATCGGCACATGTAACTTAGAACACTTTATCACATACCAACTAAATTGAACTAACTAAAATCAACACAACGGAAAACTACACCGATTGTAGTCGAAGAGACaactattcattttattatctaaatcaAGTCGgctaaatttcattaatatttgtacAGTCTACTTGTATGTATGTGGCTTAAATAGggtcttttttaatttgatagtttATATGAGTGAAAATACGTACATAGTCGGGAAAAACCGGAACTAACGTTTTCCAAACGAACGCTGCCAAAACTGTAACAGATATACtaatattgtgtataaaatatttgtagactTTCAAAATGTctagaataaaaaagaaaatatatctcGTAACTTTTgaagatcatttatattaacGCAGTTGTTTTTAAATGCGTTTTACACTAAATATGTACTAGTATtagtattatagttttttttatatatctatcacAATTTACAACTTACAAAATAGTTGAATGCGTAAGGGAATTTCCCATGTGAGGTTGTGGCCCAATTAGGCAAGTTTTTAGTTAgtttttcatcattttaaagaaaaaatccatctacttactaaaattattacaaatgaaaacattttgcgTCAAAAACGTTGTATTTAAATACGACCttgaatatttacttttaaatagtgAATTCTAGAATTATTCAATGACTCTaaggataataatattaagataaaaatgggAGGTAGCTCTAGCACTTTATgggtaaaaattaataaagtgatTCTAGTGTTACGTCGGTTACGTCATTCAATCTTCTTGTCAATCTCATAATAGATCAGAGTCGCGAAATATTTAACGCTATTTTTAGGGTTTAGTAACTAAGGGAACTAGTTTCGTGATATACCTATTGATAATTAATtcgtatttgttattattttacttaaatatttgtaataacaatttaaaaaggtATTCATCACTCtttcatttttatcttttatcatatataaatcgAGCAAGCTAAAAGctaattaaaaaatgcttaGGACAaagtaaatatctttattatattctagGCGAGTCTCTCGACTCCGTCaggttgaattaaatttttcgcAGTaaccttttaattatatacgtattacGTATCTATATCAAATATCCTTGAAACAAACATAGTAAGTTATTTAAAGGATATCTTTCCTAAATAGGTGCAAGCTGCAAGCATAGATTTTGTACTCAGTAGCTATTACTCTACGGATCTATAGAATAAGCTTACGGTTGGAATGCTGAGTTGACGGAAAGTACTTTCACAGTATTTCTAAAAATGCAACGTAGTcggtatttaaagaaaaaatattttaaggaaaacttattttattaaataaggtcAAAAAATGCAAAGAAAATTTGGCCTTATAAGCTTTACGTTTGgaacatatcaaaatatttgaaaaaaagtataCCTATATGTACATAGTTAGACTTGTTCAATTGTCTATAATATCTTGAAGAAAGTCTTAGATTTACATTCTGGGCCGATCTTTTGATATACCTATTCCTATTAAAAATCGATTAATAGGATTCCTCTTCACAATTCTCGCAGGAAATTACTAACAATAGTTTGATACATACATTAACTTCTAACTgggtatttaaaatgtaatttgagCATAGTTaatacctaaatattatttttgtgcaATTACTAGGTAGCCTCTAGTATACAGAATCTCTACTtaagagttttttttctttacccgACACCCAGGaccaaactaaaatattaaaagctatTTTAAGCCCGTGGCTAAAAATTTCGGTATATTTTTGGtctcttaaaacattttttttatagtttatatgcTTTTCTTTTTCTAAGTAAAATCATCTTAAAACTAAGTGAATGGAcacaatattaagaataatattgtgTCAATTATCTGATATGGACcaaattcttatattttcttggtttatttaattcaaacatttaCCTAACTTAAATCAGTTTCATTCCCCCCCTTTAGtcgaaaaaaaatacgaaatttcCATTGTTGATGTATTAAATCAGTTATCTTCATTCAATGCTCACTAAATTGTTATTCCATGAGATTATAAGAGAATAGACATGCagacacattaaaataataacgccCCAACGTGTTGCACCAGGGTTTTTTGTACCTCCTGCAACCTGGATTAGGACTAATCTGGTGGAGTTACAACGTATCATGGAGTGACAGTGTATCTGTGCTTGCATGCACTATTCTGCATCATAATGTCCTGCACAGTTGATTAATCTCTGTTGAAAATGTGAATAGTGCCAGCCATTATCCTATTTTAAtagctattattaaaaacaaaacaaccaacacattttaaaactaatttaattttattagcaacaactattatttacaataataaatactatatactgTGTTCAGGTTtcaatttctatatttattggtTGGATCTCCAGGGGTGAATTCTGAATAAGTTGGAAACGATTCATGACCTTTTTCTACTGGTTCTGGTAGAGAACCACCATCTATCAACCTCTGCTTTTCAATCTTCGCAGCATTAACCTTCTTCATTTCTGCAATGGCAAGGTTCTTTGCTATTTCTTCTTCTGTTGGTGGTTCTAttctgtaaaaattataaagcaaCATTTTTGATATCAGCATTTATGCACTTCTTACTGTCAAGGTCTACAGCTAATGAAAGAGTTTAATCGTATTATTCTGAGTTTGTAGTATGTcaagattttaataaacaataaaaaactgATTATTTTACTAGAAGTTATGTTACGTTTTGTTTTGTCATATAAATCATCATTCTCTCAGATGAAGTCGTATATAAAGAAGCATGATTTTcatgtatacaattttatggCAGCCATTACTTTCTGAAGGCTTATCTATACAGTAAGTGtgactgtaaaaaataatttatccacCACAACATACATATGGTTGCTTTCTTTGCtgtgtacaaaattaatattacatatagttattttacatatatatacctcCTCATTCTTAGCCACGCTTCCCATTCAGCAGGTAATGGATCTTGAAAATCAAGACCCTTCGGTGGGTCATACCAACGTGAAGGCTTCCTCTTTCCTTTACTCGGATCTGCAGGGATTTCATAGTAAACATTTCCAATATAATCTTTGCCTGAAAAGAAACATCAATTATTGTactattcaattgtaaaatattatacttagtgtttaaaaaatatatatatatacctatattttttccTTGAATTTGTCGTGGTTTAAgggaatttataaaatttctgaATACTATTCTCCAAACGTGTCTATGTTCACCCATtgcaaaaaagttaaatttaataataggaaTTTATTTGTTGCAAATCacactattaataatttgttatattattttcgtttcatCGATAATTGTTTCTTGATCTTACAAttgcgttttttattaaaaagtcataACAGACCGTCAGACTTAAAAGTAAAtgtcaatttcaaatataatagtcaaagataaataattactttatattatttttggctTATATTTAACAGCCTTagatttcgtttttaaattctTACTTAAAGTCAACAAccgtgaatatttttaaacaaaatgtagcttattatttattactcatttattattcattttgaatTACTTTATTCCTCTAAATGTTAGCTTCCCAgcctacaaaatttaattaaattcaaaataaaaaaatacaatttagcgTAAAAACAGCAATCGCAATAACCATAAAAACTAATATCATTACCAATGTAAAcgatggataatatttcttacggtgtcAATATCCATGGGTATCGGGGCGGCGGTGAGCACTTCCCATACGCCATTCGGCCTGGCCAGCaccccatttaaaaaaaaatctgaaaataaTCTGCGCatcacttaataaatatatcttatttcatATATGTGTACAGAGTAAAGAAAAATAGTTGTTATTGTACTCTGTGGAGTTTACAGTACAGATACAGGTTGCTTGTCAAGTACATGAAGTACTGTCAAGAGTATACTCAACGttgattgataaattttataatatttctgagATTTCAAACGCATAAggatatagttattataaataattaaattttactataaacaaATCAACTTTAAACCGCAATCATGGCGAAAATGGCTTTTCAACACCAAGCCGGAACGGCAATGGAATGTCTTAGTGTTAGTTCGGAGACCACTCCCAGTTCTTGTTTTGTTTTCTCTTTATTGTTTTTCtcaaagtaagtattttttatatttaaacatcccGCAGATTCCAATTACGCTCCAAAAAGAGGCCGGTGTTGATGCAGAAGGTCGAGAAGTTATGAAATGTGGGTTCAAAATCGGCGGTGGTATTGACCAAGACTATCGTAAGAGCCCCCAGGGCTATACGGACAACGTAAGTACATAATAACATTAcaagtacatttatattaacgtaagtagattaatacaataattatgttttgtattatatgtaaaatgaatacatttattttgaatttgttttttttaattatattagtcatTATTGATAACtcgtttttgatattatttaaattaatgatatttgttCTTAATCTGTTTTATCTTAAGCTCAACCATTCAATTATATGGAAataggtaataataaattaatcaacaatttttattattttactctaataataatgatttattcatacgttactatatatatattcattgtcATTATTTATAGGGTATATATGTAACAGAAGTTCATGAAGGAAGCCCTGCTGCAAAAGCAGGTCTACGGATGCATGACAAAATTTTACAATGCAATGGATATGACTTCACGATGGTAACACATAAAAAAGCTGttagttacattaaaaaacaccCTGTCCTGAACCTACTCGTAGCTAGGAAAGGGGTTACATCTACATAACTGGAGATGTaaaggttattttaaatatttcttttaagttGAAAGAGTTCAAAGGCAAGTATTGTAGAatgagtaatttttataaagttatttatttttagacataTTGAGCACTTAGTTTGTATATTGAAGAActcagtaatattatattttgttgttagtTATTTTCATGGTTCGGTAACTTATATTAACAGTTAACACCATTTAAATGAGTGAGTTACCATTGTAATGTTTACAAAACTTAAGAGTTGGGTAAATCCATATTGTCACGCAGATGACATGTGACCTGCAGTATAAACAAAATGATTAATGAAtttctcataatatataaagaataattgaactatttatataaatgttaaaaaaatgtgatgaattttaatgtatgaatcatttatatgatatttttgtcaattattatcatgttatgataatttaaatgtcagattattttaataaatgtacattccttgatttatttttgcaatGTGCCAAATTTTTTCCAACCTTCATCCAACCCACttattgtttcattaaataGTCTGTTAGTCAatgcattaattttacttatggaaaataattatataaacaatttctcTGGGTACTGCAGTGACATGCCAAAGAATAGTACAAGTAACCTATTCATAGATGAGAATCAAACTAACTAGTTTTTTCAATAGTGTTTATAGCCAACACAAAggtgtttttaaaaaatcattattgcaacagtaatttatttattaattaagttctAGTATTaagtcttatatttattaaggttcAAGACACACTACTCAAACGCTTTGTATACCTGTTTTGCTGTgtcaactaaataaatatttatatataatgtttacctTCTTATACGTTCTTGCTAAATGGACTGATTAAATGAAACTGGCTTAATAACCATTTAGGAAGATAATGTATCCgccaatatatatttgtattatctatgctacaaatgtttattttttatctatttatattactttgcaAGAGTATGTTTATCTTCTGTGAGCTATTATTCTTTTACGAAACTATATTCTTTTATGAAActatacaaactttttttatatacatgtacatCTTAAAAACTTACTCATGTCTATGAGCTAATGTTGTGTTATTTCATTCAGAAAAGATCAAGAATTGTTTTACATCAAAAACTCTTAAGCAATAAGTTtttgttatgaattatttagtatatgaaACATTATTATCCGTTtacatctaaataaataaagcaatacatCTAAGTGCATTTCTTTGctgcttattttttaaatatttaattttatgaaatggcCCAAGTAAGTTTCACATTTACTCTTTAAGTGAATAGCATGCATTTGGATttggaagttttatttttgctactacaattaaaacttatgtaaactgatatattattatgaaccttgaaaaataaattaaaaaggtgaatttattgtaatttttaagaaataatgtaCTATAAAGAGCTGTTGCACCTGAAAATACTGTAAAGTGATTCTGTTAATTACAAATAgcattaatttaagttttatatatcaaaaaattttgcgcttacatatacttaaatctataaaaaaaccattaaaatgacaagaaatatccaataataatacatttattgaacATGCAgggttaatttataaaaaaaaaatacatgaatatttcttatgaaAAAGCATCTGGTGATTTTTAATTGATGCTATacagttatattttaagttataattgagaacgtaatatttgaaattttacatgTATTACCTTTGAGACATTAACTGTTTCATCGCTTGTATTGGTCACAAGCTTAGTGAATTTTTATGATAACTatacaatattgtaaacatatattattaaaaaaaatctcttgtaaatataacaaatttgcTGCCacataagattaattaataatgtaactcTTTCATGTTTTCAACACTTTACTTTAACAGTATTACAGATTTGTAATGGAAAATACATTTGACATGAACATTCAATGCTATGAAATATTCATAGTAAGGGAACCCTTGTTTCAATAGGTTGTTcagaataaaaatgttatttaatttatactggTGTCtctttatttcaaacaaattaaaactataattgcATTCTACAAATAACGATGGAAACAGTTGTTAAATTCATTCTCTTATCAATGTGCAATGAGTTTAAGCTTTGGTTGGAGGCCAATCCCATTGTGTCTTTGGAGGCTTGGCAACTAATGGCTCCCATGGTTTCCAGACTAACATTTTACGTGCCAGATTTAACTCATTTTCAGCTTGAATAATAAGCTCCTCAGCTTGACCgcagtttattttagtttcaatttcATATGTGTCTTTTGtctaaaaattgtaaaaaacatcaggtattaattactaaaaatataacttttaaaaattataaagtaagaaACCAAATTgagtaagtatttatatgattgttaaacaaaaaaatacaataaaattacctGTTTTAAAACAGCTGCTCTTTCTTTAACAATCTGTTcagtatattttctatatactgATGACTCTGGCATCTTTTGCAATGTTCTGAGAATTTTGCCATAAAGTGATCCTAAAGTATGATGAGGGTTAGGCGCCACAGCCATGCCCACAAGGCCTGTCGTCTGGAATATAAAATATGGgctcaatttaaaaacattttttgctataattatcaaaatttaactATTCTGAATTAATTGAATCCTTCCTAAAATCAATATAAgccaatttcaaaaataacaaatgactGTTATATAACCATTAACATTAGAAAAGGAATCTTCagatattaaattcaaagtgGAACCTTTTTTAGTAACCCCATTATCCTATGATTAATTAGAGAAAACTCTAATTTCCTACAGATTTATTCTGCAAATGCCTTTGATTTCGATATTTACTTTACAagatttttgacattgacaaatGACAAGATAtgttactgaaataaattaaattaaaaaaataggtaataagcgaatcaaaaataaaatagaatatgtatGATAATCATAATCAATATAACTATGCATTTAAAGGAAAAACTATTTGTGtgacaaaaaaattgtttcgaTATATCGAATACAATGTAGTTATgaagcattaattaaaataaataaaagaaaaaacatattattatcacaCAGTATCCACCAAAAATTATGAgatttgtgcttaatttgaatttcataCGTGTCATCTAAAAATTAGGATACTTTAGAAtgtaaagttgaaaatattctaGTAATTCTTCTCGATACTTTTAATATTCTTCTgggtagaatcttcattccgaTTACTAAATATAccgctttacttaatatagtttgttaaatgacgattaaaaattcttgtaaaaacctaggtacttgaataaagattttttttttgtagttttgtttcaaatattatttatcgatcTTAGAATAACACTTCTTTATATCTTATATTGATATTACTTAGTAATTGTAAcccattttattacttttaataatagtgtgtattttatatatatatattctttttattgcaattttttaataatggcaatcaatgatctatttattatttatatttgagtatGTTCACCCAATACTGTTTCTTGTCAAGATACATGTACATCAGAATCACGCACTacgacaataaaataaaaatcgttgcATTACAGTAAAATAGAGCTTTGCAGCCATAGTGCAAATGTTAAGAGCTAAAAATTTTGAAGTATTGATTTCGGTGTGATTTAGCCCTCATGAAAAGGTAATCATTGATTTGTAATGTACCTTTCTAGACTTGTTTGTCAGGATTTGAGGCACAGTAGGTGACAAATTTAAGTTCAGAGAAGAATTACGAGACTTAAAGCAGCCATCAGATTTGACTAATTATTACCTGGTGTTTATTTGAGTGATAACGTTCTTTTATTTCGGTTACCAAATTGAATCTGTTTTGATTAATCGAAGTCAATTTAAAATGGCCAAAACTCAGATCCAGAGTAGACATGTAAATAGGGATCTGAATTAAATCTGCATATATTGCTTTAGAGCCATTGTAAATTGAACaactattcaattataaaagtcgataatatttcattatgtcatttatacatttaaatattaaaatacatacattctatataacattattttcaattgGTGATTTGCTTTTGAACTGAAACATGGATTAATAAATTGGATGCTATTGCTTACAGCAATTATGTATAAAGACttaaagatacattttaaaggtataaatatctattaaatataataaaaacaaaatatcagataaattttattaatatatgagtgGGAATTGTTAATTACAGATAGGTGTTATCAACCATGGATACACTGTCACCAGCTCAAGATGACAGTTCAGGGGCCAATCCAAGTAGTGTTAAGAGTGACGATAGTAGTCCCCAACATGAGAGCGGCAGAAGTTCGCCACCACCAAAGTGTGCAATATGCCTCGGAACATGTCGCAACAAGTCATTTACTGATTCTTGTCTCCATCAGTTTTGCTTCAAATGCTTACTCACCTGGAGTAaagtaagttatattatttattaaagtcaattatttataaatattttgaacaatattGATAGATAAGTTATCTGTTAATATCTGAATAAGTATGATACTAAATATTTGTTAGAATTTTATGGTATGTAAACTCCCTGTTATTTCTGTAACATAGTTTACTAAAAgctaatacataaatttaaaggaGAAATccttatttcattttgtattataattgcaGGTTAAAGCAGAGTGTCCCCTGTGTAAGCAAAATTTCAGATCAATTATTCACAATGTCCGATCAAACCATCAGTATGAGGAATATATGGTGGAACAAAGGCAGACTGATGAAATCGCTGATAGAATCGAAATCGACAATATCACAACAGCTACTAGAAGATTTAGATACAGgtaatatgtttgttataaataaaaaacagattatctaaaaaatataatagaaaaattggGAAATTTCtgaaaaacttttattacttcGTTTAAGACTATAATTCCATGgtgaattatgtattttaaattaaaaattgtcagTCCGATGTCTTTTAGGGCTAGATAAATAAATGCTGATTATCAACtgtgtacatatacatacatacataaacagcctgtaaatttcccgctgctgagctaagtggcagaatttcgttgaaattagacacatgcaggtttcctcacgatgttttccttcaccgccgagcacaagatgaattataaatacaaattaagcacatgaaaactcagtggtaactgcctgggtttgaacctgaaatcattggttaagatgcacgcgctctaaccactgggccatctcaactGTGTAGAGTAGTTTTAGAGTATTGTGTCCcttttaaaatacaagtacTTATTATTGTGCAATGTCATGCTTATCTCGTTGCATCACAACTTACCCTTAATCAGAAATGATAAGCTTTTTGTTCACTCAAGAGTAAGTATTATCATGCAAATATAATATGCTGTatggttttataattataatttacttttaacatGCTTGTGTGCTTTGGGTTTTAACTCccattttaaaatgtcaatgaATATTTTGGTATGTTAATACCCCATAAtgattaactttttaatgttatctatCTATTTCTCTTGATTCTGCCTCTGTCACTTTCttatgaatgtatattttacaaaatttattttcataaaaacatttttcaaaatatgtttatttttcaacatcATTAAAGAAAATCGAAGTAGaagaaaatcatttatataaaacacccAATAGAAAAAGCTTGCTTTCatgattttaacaaaataagattTGAATATGAGGCCTTTGATGACATGTATTCGCCTAGGACGACGCTGACGCTGCCGCGGCGGGAGACGATCGCCATCCAGCAGCTGTTGCTGCACTACCCCATGATGGCGGACGTGTTCCCCCCGCCCGCGCACCGTCGCCGCTCCCCCGCCTCCTTCCGTCGTACCGTGTACCGCTACAACTTGTGGGCCAGACCACTGCCTGACTTTACTGGCAGGTTTAGAGACTGTTCGCCTGAATTTTACAGGTGATTATCACTTAGCATTTGTACTTGTAATTTGTACCAGAAATGATTTGATCTGCTAATACTTACTGGATTAATTTCATGTTATAGGTACAATGACTCTCAAATGCATCGGCTAGTACCGTGGCTGAATAGGGAACTACATTACttgttaaatgaaaacattggACACATTTCCTATGTCATTGCACGAATTTTAGAATTACTCCCTCAGTACCACATCAACTCGTCCGAGTTCAGAGAGACATTGCAAAGATATTTCGGAGATAGAACTGAACATTTTCTCCACGAGTTATACTGCTTCGCTTCCACGCCCTACGACATGACCGGCTACGATCGCAACGTACAATACACCACGGACACGAGAGTGTCCACGATGGTCAACGAGGTAATATCGAGCTCGGAGTCAGAGGCCAGCGCTGACTCCGACATCGTCATGATCTCAAGTTCCGAGCCGGCCGACCCGCCGCCCGGCCCGTCCCGGGCGCCCGCACC
Proteins encoded:
- the LOC125065151 gene encoding NADH dehydrogenase [ubiquinone] 1 alpha subcomplex assembly factor 2, whose translation is MGEHRHVWRIVFRNFINSLKPRQIQGKNIGKDYIGNVYYEIPADPSKGKRKPSRWYDPPKGLDFQDPLPAEWEAWLRMRRIEPPTEEEIAKNLAIAEMKKVNAAKIEKQRLIDGGSLPEPVEKGHESFPTYSEFTPGDPTNKYRN
- the LOC125065708 gene encoding tax1-binding protein 3 homolog codes for the protein MAKMAFQHQAGTAMECLSIPITLQKEAGVDAEGREVMKCGFKIGGGIDQDYRKSPQGYTDNGIYVTEVHEGSPAAKAGLRMHDKILQCNGYDFTMVTHKKAVSYIKKHPVLNLLVARKGVTST
- the LOC125065717 gene encoding NADH dehydrogenase [ubiquinone] 1 alpha subcomplex subunit 5; translation: MGLLKKTTGLVGMAVAPNPHHTLGSLYGKILRTLQKMPESSVYRKYTEQIVKERAAVLKQTKDTYEIETKINCGQAEELIIQAENELNLARKMLVWKPWEPLVAKPPKTQWDWPPTKA